The DNA window CATAGGTTTTCATGTCAGCATAAGAAAACCCGTCGCTGGTCATTCCTACCACGATGCCGTATACATCCCCGATCCCGTCATCATTCAGATTCGGATTCACACCATCCGGCAACTCTTTCATACTCGACAGTTTTCGCCGGAGTCGGTCCCAGACGCTTTGCAGCTCACCCGGCGCCACCTCGTCTTTGAGCACAACAGAAACGACTGACAAGCCCGTCCGAGAGGTGCTATTGAGTTCTTTGAGTTCAGGCAACTCCTGGGCTATTTTCTCGATTTTATCCGTAACCAGAAGTTCTACGCGTTCAGGACTCGCACCGGGAAATGAAGACACTACCGTAGCCACCCGCACTGTATAGGGCGGCATACTGTCTCGGGCAAGCGACTGGTACAAAACCAGCCCCATAACGAGTATTGTGCCGAGCACCATGAAGGTGATCCTGTTGTTGTCTATAGAAAACTGTGCAAGATTCATGGAATCACAAAGGGATGAGGGTGGGTTACTGCAAGCGTACTGCCTGCCCGTTCAACAAGGTTTGTAGCCCGGCCGTAGCTATTTTTTGTCCGGCTGATAATCCGGCAAGGACTTCAAAGCCTTCTTCGGTAAGCGAACCAATCTGCACAGGTTGTTTCTTGACAACAGCGCCGGCACTTCCTTGCTCTTCTACTAAAAACACAAACCGCCCGCTACCATCCTCGCCAACGGCCTTCGCTGGTACAACCAGCACGCCACTGTTTGCACTGGCATCCGCAAAGTCAAACGTTACGTTGGCCGACATACCCGAGCGTATTTCGGCACTTGGGTTCAATACTTCGATTCGCACAGGATATGTCGCATTGTTAGGGTCAATCGATGGTGATACTTCAGAAACACGGCCCTCAAATGACTGCCCAGCCAGCGAACTAAAAGCCAGGTCTACTTTTGCCCCACTGCGAACCTGGTTAATGACACTCTCTGGCAGGCCAAGCGAGATCTCCATGTCAGCCCCGGCATTCAGCACAGCAACCGTTTGGCCGGCCCCCACATTCTCATCTACTTCAGCATTTACAGAAGCAATTGTACCCGTTTCAGGTGCATAGATGTATCCATACCGCACCTGTTCTTTTTGGATGTCGACGCTGCGCAACGCAGACTGATGGCTCGCCTCGGCAGTTTTGAACGAGTTCTTCGCATTCTCAAAGTCACTTAAAGAGGCACTGCCTTTTTCGTACAGCGAACGAATCCTGTCCAGGTTCAACTTGGCCGTATTCATCTGGGAAGCAGCGCTATTCAGAGACGACAATGACTGCTCATACGCAAGCCGCGATTGAACGTTATCCAACCGGGCAAGCAGTTGGCCTTTTTCGACACGCTGGCCCAATTGCATATCAAAGCGCGTAACAATGCCACCTGAGCGGAAGCTGAGGTTAACAATTTTGTCGGTTTCAGCGGTCCCACTAAAGGTTCGGGTTTCTGAACCTCCCAGAAATCCAACTTCTTCATGGACGACAACGCGCAGTTGTTTTTCTTCAACCGCTTCAGCACCACCACAGCCAGTACACAGCAGCATGGCAATGACGCTTATCATCACACCTGGTTTTTCCATTTTGATCAACATCGGCGGGGTTGGGTTTTTGAGGGCACAATGACGCCATGAGCGCCTGGTGCGTTATTGGTTGTTTTGCAGGAAATAGTCGTTGAACCGCTGCAAAAAAGCTTCATTTTCAGCCTCGGTATGCAACAAGAAAAAGTACCCGATATAGCGCTCCAGAATAAGCGAGGCAAGCAGGTAGCGATAGTTCGCCGTTGCACTTGCAAGTTGGGCCTGCAAATAGTTTGTCTGTGAATCGAGTAGCTGCACAATATTTACAGCGCCGTTGGTGTAGGCAGACTGCATAAGATCCAGGCTTTCACGCGCGGCTGCTTCAGAGACTGCTGACAGTTCGATGTTGGCAATCTGATTGGCCATATCGAGCACAGCATCTTGCACGTTTTTCTCAATAGACAGCTCTGTATTTGCCCGGTTCAGGTTTAGTTGCTCTTTTTGAATAAGGGCCGTCTGTCGATTGATGTTGCGCTGGTTGCGATCTATGAGTGGGATAGAAACACTGATGCCCACGCTGTAATTATCATCCAAAGCAAACTCGGGGGGTGGCACACCGGCTCCCCACTGGTCGAAGGTCCGATTGTACTGCGCCTGGGCTGCAACAGTTGGCAAGAAGCGCCGGCTGCCATTAAGCAATATGTTGCGCCGTGTTGCCTCAAGGCTGTAGTCGATCTCGCGAAGCTCCGGCGCATTCTTGAGGGCCTCTTCTACGAGGAAGTCTACAAACACCTTTTTCTGCACCGGATCATCAATCGTTTGGCGCAGGAGCTCGTAGTTGTACCGCTCAAATACGCCGGCACTGATCTTGGCATCTTCAATATCAATTTCCCGGTCAATTGGATCATTCAGCAGTTGATTAATGCTAAAGAACGATTGTTCGAGTAAGTTGACTGCTTCAACGAGCGCCTGCATGTCTTGCGCCATGGCACTCCGCAAACGCAGCACATCTGAAAGCCCTGCCTGGCCGGCCTCCAGGTTTTGCTCGGCAATCTTCAGATTTCGCTTGGTAAGGTTAAGATTCTCGCTTCTAATTTGAAGGTTAGACTTCTGCACCAGTGCATTGAAATATGCATTGGCAGCATTAAGCACGAGGTCAAGTTCTGTGACGTCATAAACTGCCTGTTCAGCTTTCAGCAGGCTTTTCTGAATATCGATATTGGCATTGGCACCATCGGAGAAAATGGTCTGGGAAAGCGTGATATTGCCGGCTGTCTGGTACTCGGGGTTTCCGCCATTCGATGCGGTAGCCGTTTCTTCGTCCAGATAAGACCCCGTCAGGCTTGAGGTTAGCGAAGGGAGATAATTACTCTTTGCAAGGCTCACATCTTGGCTGGAAAGGGCCACGTTTCGCTCGGAAAGCTTTAAGACCAGGTTATCATTCAATACACCATTTATCACACCCAGCACAGAATACGTTTCTTCCGAGATCACATTCCGGAAATCTCCTACGAAGTCAAAAGAAGCGATCTGGCTATACTTCAGCGACACCCCGACTTTCTCTGCTGTGTTGAAGTTGATAGTGAGCGCTTCTGCGACGTCGATGTAAAGAGGCAGGTCAGCCAGGTTTTGGCCACTCACTACAGCTTCCACACTCAATGCAAGGCGCCTAAAGAACTGGCCCAGCGTTTCTTCTGCCTGGCTGGTCGCCATCAAACCCGACACAACATCTTCTTTCGAGGTTGATGTAAACGATGGAATGGCGCGTTCAAACAGCGTATCAGCAAGCGCGATGATTTCTGCTTCCTCAAGCAAAAAACCTTCAGCAAGATACACTGCATCAATGGAATCATAATAAGGCGTCAGGCTGGCCGGAGAGGCGTAAGAGATGAACTCATACGTGGCATTCATCGGTGCAAACACTTCATCAAAAACAGTCTGCAAGGTGGGTTGCATGGTCTGTAGACTCGCTTCCATGCCGGCGTCTAACAGCACACCTACACTTTTAAAATCATACAGTGCCTTGAAGGCTCTCAGGTCTTTCTTGTAGGATTGCGATGCAATGAGATAGGTAAAATTGTCGATGCCAGAGGTCTCTCCCGTTGCCGGAATGTCCACGAGGTCAATATTAACCGCACCAAAAAGAATTGTAGGTTTTTTATGCTCCGCCTGGCTTGAAATCACCGTGTTATTAACTTGCCCAAACGCAAGAATGATGTCCGTTTCTCCATCAATGAGTTGTGCATAATTCGCTTCTGCTTTTGCTATATCTAGATCAC is part of the Bacteroidota bacterium genome and encodes:
- a CDS encoding efflux RND transporter periplasmic adaptor subunit gives rise to the protein MLIKMEKPGVMISVIAMLLCTGCGGAEAVEEKQLRVVVHEEVGFLGGSETRTFSGTAETDKIVNLSFRSGGIVTRFDMQLGQRVEKGQLLARLDNVQSRLAYEQSLSSLNSAASQMNTAKLNLDRIRSLYEKGSASLSDFENAKNSFKTAEASHQSALRSVDIQKEQVRYGYIYAPETGTIASVNAEVDENVGAGQTVAVLNAGADMEISLGLPESVINQVRSGAKVDLAFSSLAGQSFEGRVSEVSPSIDPNNATYPVRIEVLNPSAEIRSGMSANVTFDFADASANSGVLVVPAKAVGEDGSGRFVFLVEEQGSAGAVVKKQPVQIGSLTEEGFEVLAGLSAGQKIATAGLQTLLNGQAVRLQ
- a CDS encoding TolC family protein — protein: MKSLLALSLFFLSSTCLFVVPVAGQSTGQKDTYDIGFLLDARTPELAYMLDSLRQEITAVVGEDAIIRFSDETTLFSDLDIAKAEANYAQLIDGETDIILAFGQVNNTVISSQAEHKKPTILFGAVNIDLVDIPATGETSGIDNFTYLIASQSYKKDLRAFKALYDFKSVGVLLDAGMEASLQTMQPTLQTVFDEVFAPMNATYEFISYASPASLTPYYDSIDAVYLAEGFLLEEAEIIALADTLFERAIPSFTSTSKEDVVSGLMATSQAEETLGQFFRRLALSVEAVVSGQNLADLPLYIDVAEALTINFNTAEKVGVSLKYSQIASFDFVGDFRNVISEETYSVLGVINGVLNDNLVLKLSERNVALSSQDVSLAKSNYLPSLTSSLTGSYLDEETATASNGGNPEYQTAGNITLSQTIFSDGANANIDIQKSLLKAEQAVYDVTELDLVLNAANAYFNALVQKSNLQIRSENLNLTKRNLKIAEQNLEAGQAGLSDVLRLRSAMAQDMQALVEAVNLLEQSFFSINQLLNDPIDREIDIEDAKISAGVFERYNYELLRQTIDDPVQKKVFVDFLVEEALKNAPELREIDYSLEATRRNILLNGSRRFLPTVAAQAQYNRTFDQWGAGVPPPEFALDDNYSVGISVSIPLIDRNQRNINRQTALIQKEQLNLNRANTELSIEKNVQDAVLDMANQIANIELSAVSEAAARESLDLMQSAYTNGAVNIVQLLDSQTNYLQAQLASATANYRYLLASLILERYIGYFFLLHTEAENEAFLQRFNDYFLQNNQ